In the Salvia miltiorrhiza cultivar Shanhuang (shh) chromosome 8, IMPLAD_Smil_shh, whole genome shotgun sequence genome, CATCGGCAGGCAACGGCGGGCTAACGCAGGGAGGCGGAGCGGCGAAGCGGCGGACTGACGCAGGGAGGCTCGACGGCGAGCGGCGGGGTTCTGACGCAGAATACTGCGATCGGAGCAGCAGCGACGAGGCGATGATGGAGATTTAGGAATCAGGCACTTTCCTCCGCAGGGACGCAGGCTGATTCAATCCTTTACATCGGCGGGCACCGGCGGGCTAACGCAGGGAGGCGGAGCGGCGAAGCGGCGGGCTGACGCAGGGAGGCTCGACGGCGAGCGGCGGGGTTCTGACTCCTCTAAAGCGGTAATATGCAAATCAAACAttttattaatcttatctccATTGGTTAGCACCACCAGAGTGATCGCTTCTTAGGATTCTTTGATCCATCTAGGTTCGTGCTAATTTTCCGTACTGTTCTCAAAGTTATTACTATTAATTAggaatattttttgaaatttgttaTATTTATCAATCATGTATCATAATCGTTCAATCCGAGAAAAGTAAACCAAATACATAAAGCAAATTTTATGGGGAGTAGTTATTAGTGTGCATCAAATAAAACAATAGATTCTAGTagcctttttattttttgaatcgGATTGTAGCAGCCTTTTTTAGGTCTTGAAGTATGTATGTATTTCACTTAATTACATTAAACTTATGGGTTTAGCTCATAGAATACTTGATTATTAATgtttttatgtataaaaaaatgTATGATTGCTGATTCATTTTTTCAAATCCTTAGAAGACGTATAAAGTCGTTTTTGTCATACATATATAGGACTCGCTTGATAGTTAGAGAAAAAGTTCATATGTTTCATTGTGAAATTATGGTGGTTTAGTAATtagtatattaataaattaatagtatatGATATAATTATGTTGGTATTATATATCTGATttagaagatttttttttttttttatcagaaaaaaataaatttgattaaaaagatggcaggtaccagaggtaccaaaaaATACAGAAAACAGAAAGGAAGCAGGAGAAAGCAGAAAAACAAGGAAAACCAAAAAACCAAAACAGGAGGTCTAAGTAATCAAAGCTTCAGCAGAGAACCACCTTCTAAACTCCGAGTATGGCGTCACCAGATTGAACGCCATTTTCCAGCCCCAAAGTATCGACTTGATTTCGGAAAAAATCCTTTCCCTATTCCACATACCTTGTTTGAAAATGCATTCATTCCTCTTCCTCCAAAAGCACCAAATCGTGCAGATCCACACACTAAGAAGCAGCTTAACGTCATCTTTATTTCCCAAATTAATGAAGGCGTTAAAGTGTGCTTTCGCCTGTGTCTGGGACGCTGTTTGCTTGCCAAGCCATGAAATAATATCCTTCCAAATAGCATCAGTTTTGTGACAAGAAAAGAAGAGATGATTAATCGACTCCTCGCAAGAGTTGCACAGCACACACAGGTTCCCCGACTGGAAGTTCACCTGCCTCCTCCTGAGATTATCGAAAGTAGGAAACCTTCCTCTAAGTACTTTCCAGGCTGTGATAACTGCCTTTGCCGAAGCTTTCCAAATCAATGCCATTTCATTCTCGACCCTACGTTCTTCCATCGATCGAGACTCCAGGCCAAGAGCATAATAGGCCGATTGAACCGAGAAAACTCCATTTTTGCTAGCTTTCCAGCACCAGCTATCTTTCGAGCCTGCAGTCAAACGAACATTACAAGTGGATGAAGTAAGCTGTTGAACTTGATCAAGCTCTCTCTGTCGAAGTTCACGATTCCACTTCAAGTCCCATCTCCACTCCCCCTCAAACCAAGTACCCATACTACTAATCGCTCCCCCCTTGTTGTTGCTAAGATGGAATAACCGAGGAAACAGTTCAGACAACTTAAAATTTCCTGCCCAACAATgatgccaaaaaagaaaaccatcCCTCTCCCCAATTTTCACCTCCATATTGTCTCTAAACCACTTCCCGCCTTCTCCACCGCTCATCTCTACCACTTTCTTCCACCACCCATGTCTTGCTGCTTTATTCCCAGTCACCCGAAACCCTCCCCCATCCCAAGTGAGATCCCCCTGACATGTCTTAATAA is a window encoding:
- the LOC130997144 gene encoding uncharacterized protein LOC130997144, with translation MSGGEGGKWFRDNMEVKIGERDGFLFWHHCWAGNFKLSELFPRLFHLSNNKGGAISSMGTWFEGEWRWDLKWNRELRQRELDQVQQLTSSTCNVRLTAGSKDSWCWKASKNGVFSVQSAYYALGLESRSMEERRVENEMALIWKASAKAVITAWKVLRGRFPTFDNLRRRQVNFQSGNLCVLCNSCEESINHLFFSCHKTDAIWKDIISWLGKQTASQTQAKAHFNAFINLGNKDDVKLLLSVWICTIWCFWRKRNECIFKQGMWNRERIFSEIKSILWGWKMAFNLVTPYSEFRRWFSAEALIT